From Hippea alviniae EP5-r, the proteins below share one genomic window:
- a CDS encoding bifunctional uridylyltransferase/uridylyl-removing protein GlnD, producing MDDFKEVKKREKEKLFEKLKQCNRLRKRVRYVVKAHTDWVDKILIEYLNKFNLPKKFTVLGVGGYGRRQLNPASDIDILILSEEKGDRFEELVRGIYDLFYFLGYECSVGFRSVDETIEDALRDDTIMTSLLDARFIYGDRSFFDRFSSLFFNDIVKKSKEGFIEKKLEYMKSRYAKYGNTVFVLEPNVKEGVGGLRDYHTLIWISKVLYGSKSALDMKRKGILQIDDYGRLRDALYFLWQVRNALHFENKRKNDILYLDMREKIAQDLGFVSSNRFSSSERLMRRYYYNTRNMERVVNTYINSFINKGSENKPFFYLDETVKSNGELDVEKELDFRQLLFLFYYSALYSKDISVDTLRKVKGLLQFVSKFRSDKTFAFVFKDILSLNQPITKTIRIMHEVGFLDRYIPEFGNVCCLTEDSLYHKYTVDEHSIQALGYLDELYDYDVPKTFVMRLAHIWKNLEPFDRLALRLAVLLHDIGKVEKEHHEIVGAQMVDRIAKRLRLGKSLKEKVEFLVRYHLLISRIVSTLDIEDPKTLEDFMKIVDSKDKLNLLMLLTYADMKAVNDNVWTSWKETLIETIYLKATYAFENKNYDEYLRLNALDSKRKIKAILGEAYVGLVDEFPDNIFNDIDFKSMAIYIRDIKDTSRNVFVYKESEELGKIVVYYDNKFGFFNTISGILACLDINIITAKSYNLYSTKIVDIFRVKFNADHSVDDYIIEDMLAAVESGKMDIEKCMDEKKGRFLTRLEKAKIEMSLQNVNVIVDNNISDLYTVVRIYAPDRIGLVYYITKVFKEFRFQVGMFILDTKGTMAVDTFYVVDENFRKIYSQKLVELLKSKLYEVLI from the coding sequence ATGGATGATTTCAAAGAAGTCAAAAAGAGAGAAAAAGAGAAGCTGTTTGAAAAACTCAAACAGTGCAACAGATTAAGAAAAAGGGTAAGGTATGTAGTCAAAGCTCATACCGATTGGGTTGATAAGATTCTTATCGAGTATTTAAATAAATTTAACCTTCCCAAGAAGTTTACCGTTTTGGGTGTAGGTGGTTACGGTAGAAGGCAACTCAATCCGGCTTCCGATATAGATATTCTAATACTATCCGAAGAAAAGGGCGATAGATTTGAAGAACTTGTGAGGGGGATTTACGACCTTTTCTATTTTTTAGGGTATGAGTGTTCTGTCGGTTTTAGAAGTGTTGATGAGACTATAGAAGATGCTCTGAGAGACGATACGATAATGACATCGCTTTTAGATGCTCGTTTTATCTATGGTGATAGGTCTTTTTTTGATAGGTTTAGCAGTCTATTTTTTAACGATATTGTCAAGAAGAGTAAAGAAGGCTTTATTGAGAAAAAGCTTGAGTATATGAAATCAAGGTATGCAAAATATGGCAATACAGTTTTTGTGCTTGAGCCCAATGTGAAGGAAGGTGTTGGTGGTTTAAGGGATTATCATACGCTTATCTGGATATCGAAGGTTTTGTATGGCTCAAAGAGTGCTCTTGATATGAAAAGAAAAGGTATTTTGCAGATAGACGATTATGGAAGGCTTAGAGATGCGCTCTATTTTTTGTGGCAGGTTAGAAACGCTCTGCATTTTGAGAACAAGAGAAAAAACGATATTCTGTATTTGGATATGAGAGAGAAAATAGCCCAGGATTTGGGTTTTGTCTCAAGCAACAGGTTTTCATCTTCGGAAAGACTGATGAGACGCTATTATTATAACACACGCAATATGGAAAGGGTTGTAAACACATACATAAATAGTTTTATCAATAAAGGCAGTGAGAATAAGCCATTTTTTTATTTGGACGAGACGGTTAAAAGCAACGGAGAACTGGATGTTGAAAAGGAGTTAGACTTCAGACAGCTTCTGTTTCTCTTTTACTATTCTGCTCTTTACTCTAAGGATATATCTGTTGACACACTTAGAAAGGTAAAAGGTTTGCTTCAGTTTGTGTCAAAGTTTAGGTCTGATAAGACATTTGCGTTTGTGTTTAAAGATATCTTATCTTTAAATCAGCCAATAACGAAAACGATAAGGATAATGCATGAAGTTGGATTTCTGGATAGGTATATACCTGAGTTTGGCAATGTCTGTTGTTTAACCGAAGATAGCCTTTATCATAAATACACAGTTGATGAACACTCTATTCAGGCTTTGGGATATCTTGATGAGCTGTATGATTATGACGTGCCAAAGACTTTTGTTATGAGACTTGCCCATATATGGAAGAACTTAGAGCCGTTTGATAGGTTGGCTTTGAGATTGGCTGTTTTGCTGCATGATATAGGCAAAGTCGAAAAAGAGCACCATGAGATAGTCGGTGCACAGATGGTTGATAGAATTGCAAAGCGGCTGAGATTGGGCAAAAGCCTGAAAGAGAAGGTTGAGTTTTTGGTGAGATATCATTTGCTTATAAGCAGGATTGTATCAACGCTTGATATTGAAGACCCAAAGACGCTTGAAGATTTTATGAAGATAGTTGATAGCAAGGATAAACTCAATCTGCTTATGCTTTTAACTTATGCTGATATGAAAGCCGTGAACGACAATGTGTGGACTTCGTGGAAAGAGACGCTAATTGAGACTATCTATCTTAAGGCAACCTATGCGTTTGAGAATAAGAATTACGACGAATATCTAAGGCTTAATGCACTTGATTCGAAGAGAAAGATTAAGGCTATTTTAGGTGAAGCTTATGTTGGGCTTGTAGATGAGTTTCCAGATAATATATTTAATGATATTGATTTTAAAAGCATGGCGATATACATTAGAGACATAAAAGATACATCAAGAAATGTGTTTGTATATAAGGAGTCAGAAGAGCTCGGAAAAATTGTTGTTTATTACGATAATAAGTTTGGCTTTTTTAACACAATAAGCGGGATACTTGCTTGTCTTGATATAAACATAATAACGGCAAAGTCTTACAATCTTTATTCTACTAAAATTGTTGATATATTTAGAGTAAAGTTTAATGCTGACCATAGTGTAGATGACTATATAATAGAAGATATGCTTGCCGCTGTTGAATCGGGCAAGATGGATATAGAGAAGTGCATGGATGAAAAGAAGGGAAGATTCTTAACAAGGCTTGAAAAAGCTAAGATTGAGATGTCTCTTCAAAATGTAAATGTAATTGTTGATAACAATATCAGCGATTTATATACTGTTGTCAGGATATACGCACCAGACCGTATTGGTTTGGTTTATTACATAACAAAGGTGTTTAAAGAGTTCAGGTTTCAAGTTGGTATGTTTATTCTTGACACAAAAGGCACTATGGCTGTCGATACCTTTTATGTTGTGGATGAGAATTTTAGAAAGATTTACTCCCAAAAGCTTGTTGAACTTCTAAAGAGTAAATTGTATGAGGTTCTCATTTGA
- a CDS encoding flagellar brake protein, whose translation MRKEPIKVSDISKVIPIGQKVMVYVQEGNFQGTYSSFIYDIDESKNIYISMPTNENGLKAVVREGEKLEVSFVDRRGFRIGFTSKLKEILNKDGQVIYKLDKPTSLARVELRENFRVPVLIEASFYAFKNGKIEKAKGTILDISAGGVRLSTDIELEVRDKLYLEFDLGGTKLEEIEAEVVRKAITGEEGVNHYGLRFTDLSKDEEDMIIKFCLSKQLELARKMRGLE comes from the coding sequence TTGAGAAAAGAGCCTATTAAAGTAAGCGATATATCTAAGGTTATACCGATTGGTCAGAAAGTTATGGTTTATGTTCAAGAAGGTAATTTTCAAGGCACATACTCAAGTTTCATTTACGATATAGATGAATCTAAAAATATTTATATCTCTATGCCAACAAATGAGAATGGACTTAAAGCCGTAGTAAGAGAAGGCGAAAAGTTGGAAGTCAGCTTTGTTGATAGGCGTGGTTTCAGGATTGGTTTTACATCGAAGCTTAAAGAGATTCTCAATAAAGACGGACAGGTTATATACAAGCTTGATAAACCAACTTCGTTAGCAAGGGTTGAATTAAGGGAAAACTTTAGAGTTCCTGTTTTAATAGAAGCATCCTTTTATGCATTTAAAAACGGAAAGATAGAAAAAGCAAAAGGAACAATTTTGGATATAAGTGCAGGCGGCGTTAGATTGTCAACCGATATAGAGCTTGAAGTGAGGGATAAGCTGTATCTTGAGTTTGACTTGGGTGGAACAAAATTGGAAGAGATAGAAGCAGAAGTTGTAAGGAAGGCGATAACAGGAGAAGAAGGCGTAAATCATTATGGATTGCGTTTTACGGATTTGTCCAAGGATGAAGAAGATATGATAATCAAGTTCTGTTTATCAAAGCAGCTTGAACTTGCAAGAAAGATGCGTGGTTTGGAGTGA
- the rfaE1 gene encoding D-glycero-beta-D-manno-heptose-7-phosphate kinase produces MDVSRLKEARVAVVGDLICDKYVFGKVERISPEAPVPVVRVEKESYFLGGASNVALNLKSLGATVRLFGVIGNDTCGKRLLNMIRESGIETNGVLVLDDRPTTLKTRVIAQSQQIVRFDREKILKIDKKVAFEIARMVKESGVNAVIVSDYGKGVVSEYLIKSIVELGVFVAVDPKIKNAYAYKNVNIITPNLKEAEEISGVEIDAFVNGIELAAKKIIKKTNCEYLLITQGEKGMSLFDKSGLIMYQPSKAKDVYDVTGAGDTVIATLTASVSAGFDIKDAVKISNAAAGVVVGKMGTATVSLNELKEAL; encoded by the coding sequence GTGGATGTATCAAGACTGAAAGAAGCAAGAGTTGCCGTTGTTGGTGATTTAATCTGTGATAAGTATGTTTTTGGCAAGGTTGAAAGGATATCTCCCGAAGCACCTGTGCCGGTTGTTAGGGTTGAAAAAGAGAGCTACTTTTTGGGTGGTGCATCAAATGTTGCCTTGAATCTTAAGAGTCTTGGTGCGACTGTTAGGCTGTTTGGTGTTATAGGTAATGACACATGCGGTAAGCGTCTGTTGAATATGATTAGGGAGAGCGGCATAGAGACCAACGGTGTGCTTGTGCTTGATGATAGACCGACAACGCTTAAGACTCGAGTTATAGCTCAGTCTCAACAGATTGTTAGGTTCGATAGAGAGAAGATTTTAAAGATAGATAAGAAGGTTGCCTTTGAGATAGCACGGATGGTTAAAGAGAGCGGCGTTAATGCTGTTATTGTCTCTGATTACGGAAAGGGCGTTGTTAGTGAGTATCTGATTAAATCTATTGTTGAGTTGGGTGTTTTTGTTGCTGTTGACCCTAAGATTAAAAACGCCTATGCCTATAAGAATGTCAACATAATAACACCAAATTTAAAAGAAGCAGAAGAGATAAGTGGCGTTGAGATAGATGCTTTTGTAAATGGCATTGAGCTTGCAGCAAAGAAGATAATAAAAAAGACAAACTGTGAGTATCTGCTTATAACTCAGGGCGAGAAGGGTATGAGCTTGTTTGATAAAAGCGGGCTTATCATGTATCAGCCATCAAAAGCTAAGGATGTATATGATGTGACAGGTGCTGGAGATACTGTTATAGCGACTTTGACAGCTTCTGTATCTGCCGGTTTTGATATAAAGGATGCTGTGAAGATATCTAATGCTGCAGCTGGTGTCGTTGTTGGTAAAATGGGAACGGCAACCGTTAGTTTGAATGAGCTAAAAGAAGCGCTATGA